In Carya illinoinensis cultivar Pawnee chromosome 6, C.illinoinensisPawnee_v1, whole genome shotgun sequence, a single genomic region encodes these proteins:
- the LOC122313450 gene encoding uncharacterized protein LOC122313450 isoform X2, with protein sequence MFDKRVVERLEDCEGDFFVACSFVSIEDGFQWAFVGVYGPNLDVERRSMWEELAGILKWWELPSCLAGDFNVSRFPSERGAALLVEAADMGDPDAQYELGCRLRVENNHVQSDQQAFYYLEKAVDQLHPGALYLLGAVYLTGDCVRKDIASALWCFHRASEKGHSGAAIAYGSLLLRGAQVPESLMKFGSRSSSAKARNSAESPVMDPVEMAKKQFQIAATAGCDLGLKWLDRLEEEEKRLLAG encoded by the exons ATGTTTGACAAAAGGGTGGTGGAAAGATTAGAGGATTGTGAGGGTGATTTCTTTGTGGCCTGCTCCTTTGTGAGTATAGAAGATGGGTTCCAATGGGCATTTGTAGGGGTTTATGGTCCTAATCTTGATGTGGAAAGAAGATCAATGTGGGAGGAATTGGCGGGAATTCTTAAATGGTGGGAGCTACCAAGTTGTTTAGCTGGGGATTTCAATGTATCACGCTTCCCAAGTGAAAG AGGGGCTGCTTTGTTAGTTGAAGCTGCAGATATGGGTGATCCAGATGCACAGTACGAATTGGGTTGTCGTCTGAGAGTTGAG AACAATCATGTCCAATCGGATCAACAAGCATTCTATTATTTGGAAAAGGCCGTTGACCAG TTGCATCCAGGTGCTCTTTACCTTCTCGGTGCTGTATATTTAACAGGGGACTGTGTGAGAAAAGACATTGCCTCAGCATTATGGTGTTTTCATAGGGCATCAGAGAAG GGACATTCTGGTGCTGCCATAGCATATGGATCCCTTTTACTTAGAG GTGCTCAAGTCCCTGAATCTCTTATGAAATTCGGTTCGAGGAGTTCTTCTGCCAAAGCAAGGAACAGCGCAGAGAGCCCTGTGATGGATCCCGTAGAGATGGCCAAAAAACAGTTCCAGATTGCAGCTACAGCTGGATGTGATCTTGGCCTAAAATGGTTGGATAGACTTGAGGAGGAAGAGAAACGTCTACTTGCCGGATGA
- the LOC122312990 gene encoding uncharacterized protein LOC122312990, giving the protein MGFEESRDIKLLGLRVSPKHRRSKSFPDKRRVEEDGVDSSLKAFERIKLDLGHLKNIKTKKKQSGKAEVNNSLRQEILQLEKGLKNQFEVRHALEKALGYSSSSHEKITEILMPKVIYILQTRKALCVCL; this is encoded by the exons ATGGGGTTTGAGGAGAGTAGAGATATTAAACTGCTTGGACTGAGAGTGAGCCCAAAGCACAGGCGTTCAAAGAG CTTTCCTGATAAGAGAAGGGTGGAGGAAGATGGCGTCGATAGTTCCCTTAAGGCCTTTGAACGTATAAAGCTG GATTTGGGgcacttaaaaaatattaaaaccaaGAAGAAACAATCTGGCAAGGCTGAAGTTAATAATTCTTTGAGGCAAGAG ATTCTGCAACTTGAGAAGGGattaaaaaaccaatttgaGGTTCGCCATGCTTTAGAAAAGGCATTGGGTTATAGTTCTTCCTCTCATGAGAAGATAACTGAAATCTTAATGCCCAAGGTAATCTACATCTTACAAACAAGAAAAGCATTGTGTGTGtgtctgtga